A window of the Fundidesulfovibrio magnetotacticus genome harbors these coding sequences:
- a CDS encoding putative bifunctional diguanylate cyclase/phosphodiesterase: protein MDTSSPALSRDETRRLLEALMDNSLEGVTVTGPDGRIEWVNKAFTAITGFAPEEVLGQTPRVLKSDRHDEAFYRDMWQSLAENGRWEGEIWNRRKSGEAYPEWLRITALPDDSGRLVRYLAVFHDLTDLKRQRDMLLHEAYHDALTGLPNRHLFLDRLGQALRQSQGQGRHVGVVCLDLDRFKTVNDSLGHVTGDIILSEVAQRLAPLMRQADTLSRFGGDSFYLLLDALRDPEDAAHVAGRALACLSDPMTVRGEEIYISASVGITISPADGHDPSQLVRNAELAMYRAKDAGRNNFAFFTEDLGERVMGALRLENDLRKALARKDFVLHYQPRVDMLTGQITGMEALVRWSQPDGGLVSPADFIPLAEETGLILSLGEWVLEEACRQTALWSAEGLGALKVSVNLSPRQLEQPGLTGRTLALLERTGLPPEQLEVEVTESVFLKDFGMVSQALSALAEAGVGVALDDFGTGYSSLAYLKKLPIKTLKIDKSFVDGLPLDRDDAAIVTSIVSIAANLNMDVVAEGVESSAQLEFLRRLNCCSSFQGYLFARPLAASEFALLMARGGYYDFKDHLK, encoded by the coding sequence ATGGACACATCCTCCCCCGCACTCTCGCGCGACGAAACGCGCCGCCTGCTCGAGGCCCTGATGGACAACTCCCTCGAAGGAGTGACCGTCACGGGCCCCGACGGGCGCATCGAATGGGTGAACAAGGCCTTCACCGCCATCACCGGCTTCGCCCCGGAGGAGGTGCTGGGCCAGACGCCGCGCGTGCTCAAGAGCGACCGCCACGACGAGGCCTTCTACCGCGACATGTGGCAAAGCCTCGCCGAGAACGGCCGCTGGGAAGGCGAGATATGGAACCGCCGCAAATCCGGCGAGGCCTACCCCGAGTGGCTGCGCATCACCGCCCTGCCCGACGACTCGGGCAGGCTCGTGCGCTACCTGGCCGTGTTCCACGACCTCACCGACCTCAAGCGCCAGCGCGACATGCTCCTGCACGAGGCCTACCACGACGCCCTCACCGGCCTGCCCAACCGCCACCTCTTCCTGGACCGCCTGGGCCAGGCCCTGCGCCAGAGCCAGGGTCAGGGCCGCCACGTGGGCGTGGTCTGCCTGGACCTGGACCGCTTCAAGACCGTCAACGACAGCCTGGGCCACGTCACGGGGGACATCATCCTCTCCGAGGTGGCCCAGCGCCTGGCCCCGCTCATGCGCCAGGCCGACACCCTCTCGCGCTTCGGCGGCGACTCCTTCTACCTGCTCCTGGACGCCCTGCGCGACCCCGAGGACGCCGCCCACGTGGCCGGGCGCGCCCTGGCCTGCCTGAGCGACCCCATGACCGTGCGCGGCGAGGAAATCTACATCTCGGCCAGCGTGGGCATCACCATCTCCCCCGCCGACGGGCACGACCCATCCCAGCTGGTGCGCAACGCCGAACTGGCCATGTACCGCGCCAAGGATGCCGGAAGGAACAACTTCGCCTTCTTCACCGAGGACCTGGGCGAACGCGTCATGGGCGCGCTGCGCCTGGAGAACGACCTGCGCAAGGCCCTGGCCCGCAAGGACTTCGTGCTCCACTACCAGCCCCGCGTGGACATGCTCACGGGCCAGATCACGGGCATGGAGGCCCTGGTGCGCTGGAGCCAGCCCGACGGCGGGCTCGTTTCCCCGGCCGACTTCATCCCCCTGGCCGAGGAGACCGGGCTCATCCTCTCCCTGGGCGAGTGGGTGCTCGAAGAGGCCTGCCGCCAGACCGCCCTCTGGAGCGCGGAGGGCCTGGGCGCGCTCAAGGTGTCGGTGAACCTCTCCCCCAGGCAACTGGAGCAGCCGGGGCTCACCGGGCGCACGCTGGCCCTGCTGGAACGCACCGGCCTGCCCCCGGAGCAGCTGGAAGTGGAAGTGACCGAGAGCGTCTTCCTCAAAGATTTCGGCATGGTGAGCCAAGCTCTCTCCGCCCTCGCCGAGGCCGGGGTGGGCGTGGCCCTGGACGACTTCGGCACGGGCTACTCCTCCCTGGCCTACCTCAAGAAGCTGCCCATCAAGACCCTGAAGATCGACAAGTCCTTCGTGGACGGCCTGCCCCTGGACCGCGACGACGCGGCCATCGTCACCTCCATCGTGTCCATCGCCGCCAACCTGAACATGGACGTGGTGGCCGAGGGCGTGGAGAGCTCCGCGCAGCTGGAATTTCTGCGCCGCCTCAACTGTTGCAGCAGCTTCCAGGGCTACCTCTTCGCCAGGCCCCTGGCCGCCTCGGAGTTCGCCCTGCTCATGGCCCGGGGCGGCTACTACGACTTCAAGGACCATCTGAAATGA
- a CDS encoding P-II family nitrogen regulator: protein MSLIMIRSIVRPEKADDVMAALMESGFPAATKLAVAGRGKQRGIKIGEVTYDEIPKVQIMTVVSEKDKEYVVKTIVDAARTGGKGNFGDGKIFVSPVDEMVTISSGVKETDVSSIGEARS, encoded by the coding sequence ATGTCCCTCATCATGATCCGTTCCATCGTCCGCCCCGAGAAGGCCGACGACGTCATGGCCGCCCTCATGGAGTCCGGCTTCCCGGCCGCCACCAAGCTCGCCGTGGCCGGCCGCGGCAAGCAGCGCGGCATCAAGATCGGCGAAGTCACCTACGACGAGATCCCCAAGGTCCAGATCATGACCGTGGTCTCCGAGAAGGACAAGGAATACGTGGTCAAGACCATCGTGGACGCCGCACGCACCGGCGGCAAGGGCAACTTCGGCGACGGCAAGATCTTCGTCTCCCCCGTGGACGAGATGGTCACCATCTCCTCCGGCGTCAAGGAGACCGACGTCTCGAGCATCGGGGAGGCCAGGTCATGA
- the nifD gene encoding nitrogenase molybdenum-iron protein alpha chain, whose product MDAPLKDPLTIPDIDPEEARKELLAKYPPKVGRKRSQQIYIKETDGAEDREIMANVRTVPGIITMRGCTYAGCKGVILGPTRDIINITHGPIGCGFYSWLTRRNQTDASAPGAENYIPYAFSTDMQDEDIIFGGEKKLKKAIQEAYDLFKPKAIAIFSTCPVGLIGDDVHAVAREMKALLGINIFGFSCEGYKGVSQSAGHHIANNKIFTEVVGTSDTPVRKGKFMINMLGEYNIGGDAFEIERILEKCGITLNATFSGNSTYNDFASCQLSDLNCVMCHRSINYVADMMETKYGIPWIKVNFIGANASAKSLRRIAAHFGDPELIKRVEEVIAEEMPEVEAALAEIKPRTTGKTAMLFVGGSRAHHYQELFREMGMTTLAAGYEFAHRDDYEGRHVIPTIKVDADSRNIEELEVEADPENYNPRMSEAEMKAREKDGWKFKEYEGLIPDMPKKAMIIDDLNQYEADKLIEMYKPDIFCAGIKEKYSVQKMGVPLKQLHSYDYGGPYAGFKGAINYYKDIDRMVNSKVWSKVKAPWRASEPELTACFVAG is encoded by the coding sequence ATGGACGCCCCACTGAAGGACCCCTTGACCATCCCGGACATCGATCCGGAAGAGGCCAGGAAGGAGCTTCTCGCCAAGTACCCCCCGAAGGTCGGCCGCAAGCGCTCCCAGCAGATCTACATCAAGGAAACCGACGGCGCCGAGGATCGCGAGATCATGGCCAACGTGCGCACGGTTCCCGGCATCATCACCATGCGCGGCTGCACCTACGCCGGCTGCAAGGGCGTCATCCTGGGCCCCACGCGCGACATCATCAACATCACGCACGGGCCCATCGGCTGCGGATTCTACTCCTGGCTCACCCGCCGCAACCAGACCGACGCCTCCGCTCCCGGCGCGGAGAACTACATCCCCTACGCCTTCTCCACCGACATGCAGGATGAGGACATCATCTTCGGCGGCGAGAAGAAGCTCAAGAAGGCCATCCAGGAAGCCTACGACCTCTTCAAGCCCAAGGCCATCGCCATCTTCTCCACCTGCCCCGTGGGCCTGATCGGAGACGACGTGCACGCCGTGGCCCGCGAGATGAAGGCCCTGCTGGGCATCAACATCTTCGGCTTCTCCTGCGAAGGCTACAAGGGCGTGTCCCAGTCGGCGGGCCACCACATCGCCAACAACAAGATCTTCACCGAAGTGGTCGGCACCTCCGACACCCCCGTTCGCAAGGGCAAGTTCATGATCAACATGCTCGGCGAATACAACATCGGCGGCGACGCCTTCGAGATCGAACGCATCCTGGAGAAGTGCGGCATCACCCTCAACGCCACCTTCTCCGGCAACTCCACCTACAACGACTTCGCCTCCTGCCAGCTCTCGGACCTGAACTGCGTCATGTGCCACCGCTCCATCAACTACGTGGCGGACATGATGGAGACCAAGTACGGCATCCCCTGGATCAAGGTGAACTTCATCGGCGCCAACGCCTCGGCCAAGAGCCTGCGCCGCATCGCCGCCCACTTCGGCGACCCGGAGCTCATCAAGCGCGTCGAGGAAGTGATCGCCGAGGAAATGCCCGAGGTGGAGGCCGCCCTGGCCGAGATCAAGCCCCGCACCACCGGCAAGACCGCCATGCTCTTCGTGGGCGGCTCGCGCGCCCACCACTACCAGGAGCTCTTCCGCGAAATGGGCATGACCACCCTGGCCGCCGGCTACGAGTTCGCCCACCGCGACGACTACGAAGGCCGCCACGTGATCCCCACCATCAAGGTGGACGCCGACTCGCGCAACATCGAGGAACTCGAGGTGGAAGCCGATCCCGAGAACTACAACCCCCGCATGTCCGAGGCCGAAATGAAGGCCCGCGAAAAGGACGGCTGGAAGTTCAAGGAATACGAAGGCCTCATCCCCGACATGCCCAAGAAGGCCATGATCATCGACGACCTCAACCAGTACGAGGCCGACAAGCTCATCGAGATGTACAAGCCCGACATCTTCTGCGCCGGCATCAAGGAAAAGTACTCCGTGCAGAAGATGGGCGTGCCCCTCAAGCAGCTGCACTCCTACGACTACGGCGGCCCCTACGCCGGGTTCAAAGGCGCGATCAACTACTACAAAGATATCGACAGGATGGTGAATTCCAAGGTCTGGTCGAAGGTGAAGGCCCCCTGGCGCGCCTCCGAACCCGAACTCACCGCCTGCTTCGTGGCCGGCTAG
- the nifH gene encoding nitrogenase iron protein encodes MRKIAIYGKGGIGKSTTTQNTVAGLATLGKKVMVVGCDPKADSTRLLLGGLQQKTVLDTLREEGEDVELEDILKPGFKGTMCTESGGPEPGVGCAGRGIITSINLLEQLGAYKEDKNLDYVFYDVLGDVVCGGFAMPIREGKAQEIYIVVSGEMMAMYAANNICKGIVKFAEAGGVRLGGLICNSRKVDREEDLITALADRLGTQMIHFLPRENQVQRAELNRKTVIDYSPEHPQADEYLKLAKKIEDNQMFVIPKPLPIEELEALLVEYGIAN; translated from the coding sequence ATGAGAAAGATCGCCATCTACGGCAAGGGCGGCATCGGAAAGTCCACCACCACGCAGAACACCGTGGCGGGCCTGGCCACCCTGGGCAAGAAAGTCATGGTCGTGGGTTGCGACCCCAAGGCCGACTCCACCCGCCTGCTCCTGGGCGGACTGCAGCAGAAGACCGTGCTCGACACCCTGCGCGAGGAAGGCGAGGACGTCGAACTCGAAGACATCCTGAAGCCCGGCTTCAAGGGCACCATGTGCACCGAGTCCGGCGGTCCCGAGCCCGGCGTCGGCTGCGCCGGCCGCGGCATCATCACCTCCATCAACCTGCTTGAACAGCTGGGCGCCTACAAGGAAGACAAGAACCTCGACTACGTCTTCTACGACGTCCTGGGCGACGTTGTCTGCGGCGGCTTCGCCATGCCCATCCGCGAAGGCAAGGCCCAGGAGATCTACATCGTCGTCTCCGGCGAAATGATGGCCATGTACGCCGCCAACAACATCTGCAAGGGCATCGTGAAGTTCGCCGAGGCCGGCGGCGTGCGCCTGGGCGGCCTGATCTGCAACTCCCGCAAGGTGGACCGCGAGGAAGACCTCATCACCGCCCTGGCCGACCGCCTCGGCACCCAGATGATCCACTTCCTGCCCCGCGAAAACCAGGTGCAGCGCGCCGAGCTCAACCGCAAGACCGTCATCGACTACTCCCCCGAGCACCCCCAGGCCGACGAGTACCTGAAGCTCGCCAAGAAGATCGAGGACAACCAGATGTTCGTCATCCCCAAGCCGCTGCCCATCGAAGAGCTGGAAGCCCTGCTCGTGGAATACGGCATCGCCAACTAG
- a CDS encoding sulfite exporter TauE/SafE family protein, which translates to MEIVYYLLYAAAGAAAGILAGLLGVGGGIVIVPILSVLFAWQGIAPEYLMQMALGTSLASIMFTSVSSMRAHHAHGAVRWNIVKLITPGIVLGTLAGSKLAAWLSSGFLKGFFVFFLYYVSLQMFLNFKPKPSREIPGIGPMTGVGGFIGVISALVGIGGGTLTVPFMTFCNVPMHQAVGTGAAIGFPIAVAGAVGYIFGGMGKVGLPEASLGFVYLPAMIGLVVCSMLTAPTGARIAHKLPVAMLKKVFAGFLVIMATRMLFQIL; encoded by the coding sequence ATGGAGATCGTCTACTACCTGCTCTACGCTGCGGCCGGCGCGGCCGCCGGCATCCTGGCCGGCCTTCTTGGCGTGGGCGGCGGCATCGTCATCGTGCCCATCCTCTCGGTGCTCTTCGCCTGGCAGGGCATCGCCCCCGAATACCTCATGCAGATGGCCCTGGGCACGTCGCTGGCCTCCATCATGTTCACCTCGGTCTCCAGCATGCGCGCGCACCACGCCCACGGCGCGGTGCGCTGGAACATCGTGAAGCTCATCACCCCGGGCATCGTGCTGGGCACGCTGGCCGGGTCCAAGCTGGCGGCCTGGCTCTCCTCGGGCTTCCTCAAGGGCTTTTTCGTGTTCTTCCTTTACTATGTCTCCCTGCAGATGTTTTTGAACTTCAAGCCCAAGCCCAGCCGCGAGATCCCGGGCATCGGCCCCATGACCGGCGTGGGCGGCTTCATCGGCGTGATCTCCGCCCTTGTGGGCATCGGCGGCGGCACGCTCACCGTGCCCTTCATGACCTTCTGCAACGTGCCCATGCACCAGGCCGTAGGCACCGGCGCGGCCATCGGCTTCCCCATCGCCGTGGCCGGGGCCGTGGGTTACATTTTCGGCGGCATGGGCAAGGTCGGCCTCCCCGAGGCCTCCCTGGGCTTCGTCTACCTCCCCGCCATGATCGGCCTGGTGGTGTGCAGCATGCTCACGGCCCCCACGGGCGCGCGCATCGCCCACAAGCTCCCCGTGGCCATGCTCAAGAAGGTCTTCGCGGGCTTCCTGGTGATCATGGCCACGCGCATGCTCTTCCAGATCCTCTAA
- a CDS encoding P-II family nitrogen regulator — protein sequence MKEVIAVVRMNKMNQTKKALTDAGIAAFFAHEAWGRGKGLVNAEVAAAAAAGNQEAAEILGSKGKLFAKRMVTVVVPDEKVSAVVDAIAAANKTGKPGDGKIFVLPLSDSIRVRTGETGACAIE from the coding sequence ATGAAAGAAGTCATCGCGGTGGTTCGCATGAACAAGATGAACCAGACCAAGAAGGCGCTCACCGATGCGGGCATCGCGGCCTTCTTCGCCCACGAGGCCTGGGGCCGGGGCAAGGGCCTGGTGAATGCGGAGGTGGCCGCGGCCGCGGCCGCCGGAAACCAGGAGGCCGCCGAGATCCTGGGCTCCAAGGGCAAGCTCTTCGCCAAGAGAATGGTCACGGTGGTGGTGCCCGACGAGAAGGTCTCCGCCGTGGTGGACGCCATCGCGGCCGCCAACAAGACCGGCAAGCCCGGGGACGGCAAGATCTTCGTGCTGCCCCTCTCCGACTCCATTCGCGTGCGCACCGGCGAAACCGGCGCCTGCGCCATCGAATAA
- a CDS encoding LeuA family protein, with translation MRLVDSTLREGEQSFGVYFPARARRDVLTRLARLGVDEVELPSPLRDPSVPPLAAHALALEDGPAVSVWCACRADALAAGAALGAHWVHLGMPASRFHLAGRLDMTLEQGEAHLARHVELALQAGARAVSVGLEDASRAAPEDLERLGRAALRAGAGRVRLSDTVGLWQPLGVARLVERLKAALDAPLGVHCHNDFGMATANALSGLLAGADFADASVLGLGERAGLARLEELAAYTALNLGAPYRVEELAGLCQAVSEASGVPIEARKPVAGAGQFACETGLHVHGLARDPALFEPYDPARLGLSRRVALGGKSGRAAVAARLRELGQDPASRDLDALTEAVREASRRLGRPLTDEEARAILAP, from the coding sequence ATGAGACTCGTCGACTCCACCCTGCGCGAGGGCGAACAGAGCTTCGGGGTCTATTTCCCGGCGCGGGCCCGCCGGGACGTCCTCACGCGCCTTGCGCGCCTGGGCGTGGACGAGGTGGAGCTGCCAAGCCCCCTGCGCGACCCCTCCGTGCCCCCCCTGGCCGCCCATGCCCTGGCCCTGGAGGACGGCCCCGCCGTGAGCGTCTGGTGCGCCTGCCGCGCCGACGCCCTTGCCGCCGGGGCCGCCCTGGGCGCGCACTGGGTGCACCTGGGCATGCCCGCCTCCCGCTTCCACCTGGCCGGACGCCTGGACATGACCCTGGAGCAGGGCGAGGCCCACCTGGCCCGCCACGTGGAACTGGCCCTGCAGGCCGGGGCCAGGGCCGTTTCCGTGGGCCTGGAGGACGCCTCACGCGCCGCGCCCGAAGACCTGGAGCGCCTGGGCCGCGCGGCCCTGCGAGCCGGGGCCGGGCGCGTGCGCCTCTCCGACACCGTGGGCCTGTGGCAGCCCCTGGGCGTGGCACGGCTGGTGGAGCGGCTCAAGGCCGCGCTGGACGCGCCCCTGGGCGTGCACTGCCACAACGACTTCGGCATGGCCACGGCCAACGCCCTCTCGGGCCTGCTGGCCGGGGCCGACTTCGCCGACGCCTCGGTGCTGGGCCTGGGCGAGCGCGCGGGCCTGGCCCGGCTGGAGGAGCTGGCCGCCTACACGGCTCTGAACCTGGGCGCCCCCTACCGCGTGGAGGAGCTGGCTGGGCTGTGCCAAGCCGTGTCCGAGGCCTCGGGCGTGCCCATCGAGGCGCGCAAGCCCGTGGCCGGGGCCGGGCAGTTCGCCTGCGAGACCGGCCTGCACGTGCACGGCCTGGCGCGCGACCCCGCTCTCTTCGAGCCCTACGACCCCGCCCGTCTGGGCCTTTCCCGGCGGGTCGCCCTGGGCGGGAAAAGCGGACGCGCCGCCGTGGCCGCCAGGCTGCGCGAGCTGGGGCAGGACCCGGCCTCGCGCGACCTCGACGCCCTCACCGAGGCCGTGCGCGAGGCCTCGCGCCGCCTGGGCAGGCCCCTCACGGATGAGGAGGCCCGGGCCATCCTGGCGCCGTAG